A window from Thermodesulfobacteriota bacterium encodes these proteins:
- the glmU gene encoding bifunctional UDP-N-acetylglucosamine diphosphorylase/glucosamine-1-phosphate N-acetyltransferase GlmU, giving the protein MSVAAVILAAGIGKRMKSGTPKVLHPVLGRPMLSYVLDAVRGISPKKIVVVVGHGRDDVKESLGSNGVHFAEQKTQLGTGHAANCARGELAGFKGNILILNGDFPLITSKSLNSLVKKHIHERADVSFLTANVASPSGYGRVLRNGNGEVEKIVEEKDASLGEKKIAEINSGTYCVKAGFLWDSLRSISSGNRQKEYYLTDMIEIARKRSRRVLGVLARDPSEALGVNDRVQMSEVEALLRKRINDSLMRAGVTMVDPGTTFISPDVRIGPDTVIYPNTYIYGKTVIGRGSSIGPGAWIEDSALGNGVTVRLSSYISGSVIGDNVTVGPFAHLRPGAEILDSAKIGNFVEIKKSRIGRGSKVPHLSYVGDAVIGKDVNIGAGTVTCNYDGFRKHETVIDDGVFIGSDTMLVAPVKVGRGATTGAGSTITKDVPEGALAIGRARQTVIENWSRKPREGKGKK; this is encoded by the coding sequence ATGAGCGTAGCGGCGGTCATTCTTGCGGCCGGCATCGGAAAAAGAATGAAATCAGGCACCCCGAAGGTCCTCCACCCGGTACTGGGCAGGCCGATGCTGAGCTACGTCCTGGACGCGGTCAGGGGAATTTCACCGAAAAAGATAGTCGTTGTCGTGGGCCACGGAAGGGACGATGTCAAGGAGTCCCTCGGCTCAAACGGCGTTCACTTCGCCGAGCAGAAAACACAGCTCGGGACGGGTCACGCCGCCAATTGCGCCCGCGGGGAGCTTGCGGGTTTCAAGGGAAATATTTTGATTCTTAACGGAGACTTCCCGCTCATAACCTCGAAGTCGCTTAATAGCCTTGTTAAAAAACATATACACGAGAGGGCTGACGTTTCGTTCCTCACAGCCAATGTGGCCAGTCCTTCCGGCTACGGAAGGGTTCTTAGGAACGGTAACGGAGAGGTCGAAAAGATAGTAGAGGAGAAAGACGCTTCCCTGGGGGAAAAGAAAATCGCGGAGATCAACTCGGGGACTTACTGCGTTAAGGCGGGGTTTCTATGGGACTCCCTCCGCTCCATAAGTTCGGGAAACAGACAGAAGGAGTACTATCTTACGGATATGATCGAAATAGCGAGAAAGCGCTCGCGCAGGGTTCTGGGGGTATTGGCGCGTGACCCGAGCGAGGCCCTCGGAGTTAACGACAGGGTCCAGATGTCGGAGGTCGAGGCGCTGCTAAGGAAAAGGATCAACGATTCTCTTATGCGTGCGGGCGTTACCATGGTCGACCCCGGTACGACGTTTATCTCGCCTGACGTAAGGATCGGACCCGACACCGTTATATACCCGAATACCTATATCTACGGTAAAACGGTCATCGGCAGGGGTTCCTCGATCGGCCCCGGCGCCTGGATCGAAGACTCCGCGCTCGGAAACGGTGTCACAGTCAGGCTATCGTCCTACATTTCGGGATCCGTCATAGGAGACAATGTAACCGTGGGTCCATTCGCGCACTTGAGGCCCGGGGCCGAGATACTGGACAGTGCGAAGATAGGGAATTTCGTCGAGATAAAAAAGTCCAGGATCGGGAGAGGCTCCAAAGTCCCCCATCTCTCATATGTGGGCGACGCAGTCATCGGGAAGGATGTGAATATAGGGGCGGGTACGGTCACATGTAACTACGACGGGTTCCGGAAGCACGAGACCGTCATAGACGACGGCGTCTTCATAGGCAGCGATACCATGCTGGTCGCGCCTGTAAAGGTCGGCAGGGGAGCCACCACCGGTGCTGGCTCTACGATTACGAAAGACGTACCCGAGGGCGCGCTCGCGATAGGGCGCGCAAGACAGACCGTGATTGAGAACTGGAGCAGAAAGCCGAGGGAGGGGAAAGGGAAGAAATAG
- a CDS encoding CoA pyrophosphatase, with amino-acid sequence MQLHAQDGTIGELEKLLKLRNPVKIADEGGFVHAAVMMILNEGTGGLSMLFIKRPESDIDAFSGHMAFPGGKLKEGDESKLDTAIRETYEELGIDLYTSGRVLGELDDINPYNPRAENYIVTPFLSTLKEEVPIVPNLYEVEASVWVPVKHLKDERNFTVRLRERDGVLVEDYVYSFEKYIIWGMTGRIVHGFLSFSSHLF; translated from the coding sequence ATGCAGCTCCACGCACAAGACGGCACGATCGGTGAATTGGAGAAACTCCTCAAGTTGAGGAACCCCGTAAAGATTGCGGATGAAGGGGGGTTCGTTCACGCAGCCGTAATGATGATATTGAACGAGGGCACTGGCGGTCTCTCCATGCTTTTCATCAAGAGGCCGGAGAGTGATATCGACGCCTTCTCCGGGCATATGGCTTTTCCCGGAGGAAAGTTGAAGGAAGGAGACGAAAGCAAGCTCGACACCGCAATACGGGAGACTTACGAGGAGCTCGGGATCGACCTTTATACGAGCGGCAGGGTGTTAGGAGAGCTCGACGACATAAATCCTTATAACCCCCGCGCGGAAAATTACATAGTCACCCCTTTCCTTTCGACCCTGAAGGAGGAGGTCCCGATAGTGCCCAATCTCTACGAGGTCGAGGCTTCGGTCTGGGTCCCCGTCAAGCACCTTAAGGACGAAAGGAATTTCACGGTCAGGTTAAGGGAGAGGGACGGGGTATTGGTCGAAGATTACGTATATAGTTTCGAGAAATACATTATATGGGGAATGACGGGCAGGATAGTTCACGGATTCCTTTCCTTTTCCTCCCATCTTTTCTGA
- a CDS encoding cupin, with protein MNKTIIKRVEKPWGYELWWAHTDKYVGKILHINKGESLSYQYHEVKDESLYLYSGNMLLDYHEEGGEKETLTLSSGSSVRIRPYTKHRMTALEDCEVFEVSTPEIDDIVRIEDRYGRS; from the coding sequence ATGAATAAAACGATTATTAAAAGAGTTGAAAAACCCTGGGGATATGAATTGTGGTGGGCTCATACGGACAAGTACGTCGGAAAGATCCTCCACATAAACAAAGGGGAGAGTCTCAGCTATCAGTACCACGAAGTCAAAGACGAATCGCTCTATCTGTACAGCGGGAATATGCTGCTGGATTATCATGAAGAGGGCGGGGAAAAAGAAACCCTCACGCTCTCGTCCGGAAGCTCCGTCAGAATAAGGCCATACACCAAACACAGGATGACCGCGCTTGAGGATTGTGAAGTATTCGAAGTCTCTACCCCTGAGATCGATGATATAGTTAGGATCGAAGACAGATACGGGAGGTCTTGA
- the glmS gene encoding glutamine--fructose-6-phosphate transaminase (isomerizing), with product MCGIVGYVGNQKKTLDVLLEGLSRLEYRGYDSSGIALMEGGRPRVFKSTGKLANLKKKIGKHPLEGLLGIGHTRWATHGDATEKNAHPHVSAGTSVVHNGIIENHSELKSELVKKGYKFYSDTDTEVLAHLIESCCGPEVPFEDAVRAAFRSVEGSYAVAVISDRAPDKVIATRKFSPLIVAVGDHENYLASDVPAILPYCRNVIFLEDGDVAVLEKNGVRITDLYGESVERAVQTINWDPVSVEKCGYRHFMIKEIHEQPQAVLDTMRGRFSEESGEVFFEGFEGYPYKDVNRIVALACGTSYHASLIGKHMIEAIARIPVQVEIASEFRYRNPIIDKNTLAIAVSQSGETADTSEALFEARASGAKTLGITNVLMSKIARDAEKVIYTHAGPEIGVASTKAFTTQLIAFYLLSVYLGRIKKQIDKNGSLELIRDAIRLPQLIQMTLRLDDEIKDLAKDYFHYRNFLYLGRGISYPVAFEGALKLKEVSYIHAEGYAAGEMKHGPIALIDDEMPVVLIAPNDGITYKKILGNLQEVRARRGKVIFLTSDTSPDELRGNVDRVIEIPASNYLLSPLISVIPLQLLAYHIAVLKGTDVDQPRNLAKVVTVE from the coding sequence ATGTGCGGGATAGTAGGCTACGTCGGAAATCAGAAAAAAACGCTTGACGTGCTCCTGGAAGGCCTCTCTAGGCTCGAGTACAGGGGATACGATTCGTCCGGGATCGCGCTCATGGAAGGGGGGCGACCCAGGGTATTCAAAAGCACCGGCAAGCTGGCCAATCTCAAGAAAAAGATAGGGAAGCACCCGCTAGAGGGGCTTCTCGGTATAGGACACACGAGATGGGCGACCCACGGCGATGCGACCGAGAAGAACGCGCACCCGCACGTCTCGGCTGGGACGTCGGTCGTGCACAACGGGATTATAGAGAACCACTCGGAGCTCAAGAGCGAGCTCGTTAAAAAGGGCTACAAGTTCTATTCCGACACCGATACGGAGGTGCTCGCTCATCTCATCGAGAGCTGCTGCGGTCCTGAGGTACCGTTCGAGGACGCCGTAAGGGCGGCCTTCAGGAGTGTGGAAGGGTCATACGCCGTAGCCGTCATATCGGACAGGGCGCCCGATAAAGTTATCGCGACGAGAAAGTTCTCGCCCCTTATCGTGGCCGTCGGCGATCACGAAAACTATCTCGCGTCCGACGTGCCGGCGATCCTGCCTTACTGCAGGAACGTAATATTCCTCGAAGACGGCGACGTCGCGGTGCTCGAGAAGAACGGCGTCAGAATTACGGACCTCTACGGCGAGAGCGTAGAGAGGGCCGTACAGACTATCAATTGGGACCCTGTTTCGGTTGAAAAATGCGGATACCGCCACTTCATGATAAAGGAAATCCACGAGCAGCCTCAGGCCGTGCTCGATACGATGAGGGGCAGGTTTTCCGAAGAGTCGGGTGAGGTCTTTTTCGAGGGTTTCGAAGGCTATCCTTATAAAGACGTCAACCGGATAGTCGCGCTTGCCTGCGGCACGTCTTACCACGCGTCCCTCATAGGCAAGCACATGATCGAGGCGATAGCCCGGATCCCGGTACAGGTGGAGATTGCGTCCGAATTCCGCTACAGGAATCCGATCATCGACAAGAACACCCTCGCAATCGCTGTCTCGCAGTCTGGCGAAACGGCCGATACGTCGGAAGCACTGTTTGAGGCCAGGGCCTCAGGCGCAAAGACACTCGGCATAACGAACGTGCTCATGAGCAAGATCGCAAGGGACGCGGAAAAGGTCATCTATACTCATGCGGGCCCCGAGATCGGCGTAGCGTCGACCAAAGCCTTTACCACACAGCTCATCGCCTTCTACCTTTTGTCGGTTTACCTCGGCAGGATTAAGAAACAGATCGACAAGAACGGCTCACTTGAGCTCATCAGAGACGCAATAAGACTGCCACAGCTCATTCAGATGACGCTCAGGCTCGATGACGAAATCAAGGACCTGGCCAAGGATTACTTCCATTACAGAAACTTCCTCTACCTCGGACGAGGGATCAGTTATCCGGTCGCATTTGAAGGCGCTCTCAAGCTGAAAGAGGTCTCCTACATACACGCCGAAGGGTATGCTGCCGGAGAGATGAAGCACGGCCCCATCGCGCTTATAGACGATGAGATGCCGGTCGTTCTCATAGCGCCCAACGACGGCATTACTTACAAGAAGATACTCGGCAATCTTCAGGAAGTGAGGGCGCGCCGGGGGAAAGTAATATTTCTCACGTCCGATACCTCGCCCGACGAGCTCAGGGGGAACGTCGACCGGGTCATAGAGATACCCGCGAGCAATTATCTCCTGAGCCCCCTCATATCCGTCATCCCGCTCCAGCTCCTCGCCTATCACATAGCCGTGCTCAAAGGGACGGACGTCGACCAGCCGAGGAACCTCGCCAAGGTCGTCACCGTCGAGTAA
- a CDS encoding macro domain-containing protein, giving the protein MGADRRILVTIGDITDMDVDAIVNAANTDLLLGSGVAGSIRRKGGPSIQAECDRLAPIPLGEAAVTGGGALKARYVIHAAGMRPGGEVGEESLIYATRNSLRRADELSLHSIAFPAIGTGVGGFPVEECARIMISTVTDYLANEDTSIEKIYFVLFDEPAFRFFEKVLGGGGDA; this is encoded by the coding sequence TATTAGTCACGATTGGCGATATTACGGATATGGACGTAGACGCGATAGTGAACGCCGCTAACACGGACCTCCTCCTCGGGAGCGGTGTTGCGGGCTCGATAAGGAGGAAAGGCGGGCCGTCCATACAGGCGGAATGCGACAGGCTCGCCCCTATACCCTTGGGCGAGGCTGCGGTCACGGGGGGAGGGGCTCTTAAGGCCCGTTACGTCATACACGCGGCCGGCATGCGCCCTGGCGGCGAGGTCGGGGAGGAATCGCTCATTTACGCTACCAGGAACAGCCTCAGGAGGGCCGACGAATTGTCTCTCCATTCGATTGCTTTTCCAGCGATAGGAACGGGTGTAGGGGGCTTTCCGGTAGAGGAGTGCGCACGGATTATGATAAGTACGGTTACGGACTATCTTGCGAACGAAGATACTTCGATCGAGAAAATATACTTCGTCCTTTTCGACGAGCCCGCGTTCAGGTTCTTCGAAAAGGTGCTAGGCGGCGGGGGGGACGCTTAA
- a CDS encoding single-stranded DNA-binding protein, with protein MRGVNKVILIGNLGRDPEIRYTTSGQAVANFTIATTEGRTNKEGEKQEYTEWHRIVAWGRLAEICGEYLSKGKMIYVEGSIRTRSWEDKEGKTRWTTEIVAKNMQMLSPAGGKAEPSSGREERVPEDFDIDEDAFGSDDDIPF; from the coding sequence ATGCGGGGTGTAAACAAAGTAATATTGATCGGCAATCTGGGGCGCGACCCGGAAATCAGGTACACGACGAGCGGACAGGCCGTTGCAAATTTCACGATAGCGACCACGGAAGGGCGTACGAACAAGGAAGGGGAGAAGCAGGAATATACCGAGTGGCACCGCATTGTCGCGTGGGGGCGGCTGGCTGAGATTTGCGGAGAGTATCTCTCGAAGGGGAAGATGATATACGTGGAGGGATCGATCAGGACGCGATCCTGGGAAGATAAAGAAGGCAAGACGAGATGGACGACCGAAATAGTGGCGAAAAACATGCAGATGCTGAGTCCGGCCGGGGGTAAGGCGGAGCCTTCCTCGGGCAGGGAGGAGCGGGTGCCGGAAGATTTCGATATCGATGAGGACGCATTCGGCTCCGATGACGATATACCGTTTTAA